The genomic stretch TGTTGGAGTTAGTGAATCATCAGCCTGTCGTTACATTCACCAAACATGTAGAGCCATAGCaaagcaaaaacaaaaattcatcATGTCGTTCCCAATGAATGATGTTGATACAAAAAGAGTAGTTACTGGGTTTTACAGCCGAAGTAGATTTCCCAGAGTAATAGGAGCTATAGACTGTACCCATATAAAAATTCAGTCAccaggtataaataaaatataatactactgcCACCAACTATATTCCTTTTTATGCAACTATGATTCAATGTAACTTTTATAGGTGGAGATAATGGGGAAACCTTCAGAAATAGGaaaggttttttttctattaatgtcCAATGCATTTGTAATCCATGgctcaaaattataaacatagttGCTCGATGGCCAGGGTCATGCCATGATCAAACCATTTTTGACAattctttaataaaacataaatttgaaaCAGGACTCATAAAAGGATATCTCTTAGGTGACGGTGGGTATGAAGTGAAGCCCTACCTTATGACTCCTCTGCTGATCCCTAGGACACAAAATGAGCAGTTGTACAATGAAAGTCACATCAGGACTAGAAATGTTATTGAAAGGTAAATATTACTTGGTTGAAGATGGTGGGAtagatttaaatgtaatttgtgaTTATCATATATACCTGTTGTATCTaaccaatgttttttttatcatgggtaagaaattaatgttatttattacaatattatagatgttTTGGAGTTTTAAAACGAAGATTCCCAGTACTCAGCAAAGGAATTACAGTTAATTTGAGTAACACCCAAGCAATAATAGTGGCATGTGCTGTTTTGCATAATATCTGTATTGATATGCATGATGAAGTTCCAAATGATTTGTGTGAAGACAACTATGATGAAAATGTCAGAGAAGAAGACTTTTTCGATTTGCCAGGAATACAAGAGGTAGGCAAGAAAGAGATCGGTTGATCAGGGACCACTTTGCCAATTTACAGTGAGGTTGAACAGTTATATGGTAagtaaatagaaattaaagttATGATTTAGGaacttcattttaattatttataatgatttgaaaataacagtaacaaaaacaaataataataacttttacctTTTGagaagtaataacaatatgaataaaatttatatggtttatatatatatataaatatatacataatttatgtagcaacacacttttaagttatagctaaaaaaaaaaaacttaatgttttgtactatttaattttgttttaagaagTTCTATTTCTAATTTCATTTTCTCTTCTTTTAAGATAGCATTCCTTTTTCGAACATCATTTATTCCAATCTCCTGCTCCAACGCTTTTATTTGTAAGCCTACTAATTTGTCCTTTTGCTGCAAGAGGTTTGTTGCCTCGGCGGATCGGCTTTTGaatgtttttctaaaatataataagtatatattatacaaatgctGAATAGAATAAATTCAAACATGCAAAACTCACTATTTTTTCTGAGGGGAGTACTTTTAGCATGCTTTATATGTTGAGGAGTTACCACGTCCCATTGGCTGACACTTGCACCTGagaaaatgatatataattaaaaagattcttgtacctaatatatttatttgtattattgtaaaaatataaaattaaaaaaaaaaggctattattaacatagatatattattttgttgtaggCAAGTTAACTTTAACATACCAAGGTCAGTAAA from Aphis gossypii isolate Hap1 unplaced genomic scaffold, ASM2018417v2 Contig00328, whole genome shotgun sequence encodes the following:
- the LOC114131156 gene encoding putative nuclease HARBI1, with product MYRRILYDNDDDDEEIIDMQRRPRIFYERVNYCELYDDHDFINRFRISKATFSMVLRLIKNEISPPSQRNRAILAPCKLYMVLRYLATGSFLLAISDFVGVSESSACRYIHQTCRAIAKQKQKFIMSFPMNDVDTKRVVTGFYSRSRFPRVIGAIDCTHIKIQSPGGDNGETFRNRKGFFSINVQCICNPWLKIINIVARWPGSCHDQTIFDNSLIKHKFETGLIKGYLLGDGGYEVKPYLMTPLLIPRTQNEQLYNESHIRTRNVIERCFGVLKRRFPVLSKGITVNLSNTQAIIVACAVLHNICIDMHDEVPNDLCEDNYDENVREEDFFDLPGIQEVGKKEIG